A stretch of the Vagococcus entomophilus genome encodes the following:
- the mfd gene encoding transcription-repair coupling factor: MENLIEVFSASSQFKEWFKASKAQTHQLVIGLAGSAKTLAIKAFFKEKKQPMLVVVPNLYYANNLVDDLRNVLPEEQIHLFPVDEMVAAEMAFSSPEFSSERIATLDFLSANQTGIVVVPLAGARKWLPSPDLWKQGRIQLSEGADLDVESLPKRLIHMGYVREQMVAKPGEFSIRGGIVDIYPLTADYPIRIELFDTEIESIRQFDAESQRSIQRVDSAMISPAKDLFFTEEQLQEGAKKLAERTKEYCSKISDQTQQAFVESYFEGLTDEWTLGNYTEEMRYFADILYKEKFTIFDYLAESGYVFVDDYSRLMESERELAKDEAEWMVQKLEEQRIIPNLCLAADMRKTFKQVQQPITYFSLFQKGMGNLRFQGIYTFEYRAMQQFFGQLPLLKAETDRWHKQKQTVVVLVPNAERSKKMEELFIDAEIRTVVNHAGTLIPGQLQIVMGQLQAGFELPKERLVVVTEKEILHTTTKKRARKTSISNAERLKDYNELKPGDYVVHANHGIGQYIGMETLEVDGVHQDYMTILYQNNDKLFIPVTQLDLIQKYVASESKSPRINKLGGSEWSKTKKKVSAKIEDIADDLIKLYAQREAERGYAFSPDDAYQKEFEDAFPYSETEDQLRSTVEIKKDMEKEKSMDRLLVGDVGYGKTEVALRAAFKAIQDGKQVAFLVPTTILAQQHYETMVDRFAAFPISVGLMSRFRTRKQQKETIEGLKKGQIDIVVGTHRLLSQDIEFQDLGLLVIDEEQRFGVKHKERLKQLRAQVDVLTLTATPIPRTLHMSMLGVRDLSVIETPPANRYPIQTYVMEKNVGAVREGIEREIARGGQIFYLHNRVDTIIQKVDELQELVPEARIAHAHGQMTEIQLENVLFDFISGEYDILVTTTIIETGVDIPNANTLFVENADYMGLSQLYQLRGRVGRSNRIAYAYFMYEPQKILTEVSEKRLQAIKDFTELGSGFKIAMRDLSIRGAGNLLGAQQHGFIDSVGFDMYTQMLNEAVARKQGVAPEKQKTVVEIDLEVDAYLPNTYIQDERQKIEIYKRIRQLENEEMYEEIESDLLDRFGEYPDQVAHLLTIGLIKMHSEAAMIESIRRKQQKISFTISKTGRYAYNVEQIFEALSSTKLKADLGMDGDKILVHLRIEKNMDEAIWLNEIVQFVSALRKQKYQMNASSHSTENGEADDTNNQ; this comes from the coding sequence GTGGAAAATTTAATAGAGGTTTTTTCCGCTTCTTCACAATTTAAAGAATGGTTCAAAGCAAGTAAAGCCCAAACACATCAGTTAGTGATTGGGCTTGCTGGTTCTGCCAAGACACTTGCAATCAAAGCTTTTTTTAAAGAAAAGAAACAACCGATGTTGGTGGTCGTACCCAATCTTTATTATGCAAATAATTTGGTAGATGACTTACGCAATGTATTGCCAGAAGAGCAAATTCACCTGTTTCCAGTTGATGAGATGGTCGCAGCTGAGATGGCCTTTTCATCGCCCGAATTTAGTTCGGAGCGTATTGCAACATTGGATTTTCTTAGTGCAAATCAGACTGGAATCGTTGTGGTGCCGCTTGCGGGTGCTAGAAAATGGCTGCCAAGCCCAGATTTGTGGAAACAAGGCCGAATTCAGTTAAGTGAAGGAGCAGATTTAGACGTAGAAAGCCTGCCCAAAAGGCTAATACATATGGGATATGTCAGAGAACAAATGGTGGCAAAGCCAGGAGAGTTTAGCATCCGTGGGGGAATTGTAGATATTTATCCACTGACAGCGGATTATCCGATCCGTATTGAACTGTTTGATACAGAAATTGAATCTATTCGTCAGTTTGATGCAGAGTCACAAAGATCCATTCAAAGAGTTGATTCAGCGATGATCTCTCCAGCTAAAGACTTATTTTTTACTGAGGAACAGTTGCAAGAGGGGGCAAAAAAATTAGCAGAGCGTACCAAGGAATATTGCTCAAAAATCTCTGATCAAACACAACAAGCGTTTGTTGAAAGTTATTTCGAGGGGCTCACTGATGAATGGACTTTAGGAAACTATACAGAAGAAATGCGCTATTTTGCGGATATTTTATACAAGGAAAAATTCACCATTTTTGATTACCTAGCTGAATCAGGCTACGTTTTTGTGGATGATTATAGCCGTTTAATGGAAAGTGAACGTGAGTTGGCGAAAGATGAAGCTGAATGGATGGTGCAAAAACTTGAAGAACAAAGAATTATTCCAAATCTTTGTTTAGCAGCAGATATGCGAAAAACGTTTAAACAAGTGCAACAACCGATTACGTATTTTTCATTGTTCCAAAAGGGAATGGGAAATCTACGTTTTCAAGGAATCTATACCTTTGAGTACCGTGCGATGCAACAGTTTTTTGGTCAGCTTCCCTTATTAAAAGCGGAAACGGATAGATGGCATAAGCAAAAGCAAACAGTGGTTGTCTTAGTGCCAAATGCAGAGCGTAGTAAAAAAATGGAAGAATTATTTATTGATGCGGAGATTCGTACGGTTGTGAATCATGCAGGGACGCTTATTCCTGGGCAACTGCAGATTGTAATGGGACAGTTGCAAGCAGGGTTTGAGCTTCCAAAAGAGCGATTAGTTGTTGTAACAGAAAAAGAAATCTTGCATACGACTACCAAAAAAAGAGCGCGTAAGACGAGCATCTCTAATGCAGAACGGCTAAAAGATTACAACGAGCTCAAACCAGGAGACTACGTTGTGCATGCAAATCACGGGATTGGTCAATACATCGGCATGGAAACTTTAGAAGTTGACGGGGTTCATCAGGACTACATGACGATTCTTTACCAAAATAATGACAAATTGTTTATTCCAGTGACACAGCTAGATCTTATTCAAAAATATGTTGCTTCTGAATCTAAGTCGCCTAGAATTAACAAACTAGGTGGGAGTGAATGGAGCAAAACAAAGAAAAAAGTTTCAGCTAAAATTGAGGATATTGCAGATGACTTAATTAAGCTTTATGCGCAAAGAGAAGCAGAAAGAGGGTACGCTTTTTCACCCGATGATGCGTATCAAAAAGAATTTGAGGATGCTTTTCCATATAGTGAAACAGAAGATCAACTGCGTAGTACAGTTGAGATTAAGAAAGATATGGAAAAAGAAAAATCAATGGATCGATTGCTTGTCGGGGATGTCGGATACGGAAAAACGGAAGTGGCGTTACGGGCAGCTTTTAAGGCAATCCAAGATGGAAAACAAGTCGCATTTTTAGTGCCAACAACCATCTTAGCCCAACAACACTACGAGACAATGGTCGACAGATTTGCTGCTTTTCCGATATCAGTCGGTTTAATGAGCCGTTTCCGTACGAGAAAACAACAAAAAGAAACGATTGAAGGTCTTAAAAAAGGACAAATTGATATAGTCGTGGGTACCCATCGTTTGCTCTCACAAGATATTGAGTTTCAGGATTTAGGGTTACTCGTTATCGATGAGGAACAACGTTTTGGCGTCAAGCATAAAGAGCGCTTGAAGCAACTACGCGCACAAGTGGATGTGCTAACACTCACTGCTACGCCAATCCCAAGAACCTTACACATGTCAATGCTAGGAGTCCGAGATTTGTCTGTAATTGAGACCCCACCAGCTAACCGGTATCCAATTCAAACCTATGTAATGGAAAAAAATGTTGGAGCTGTTCGGGAAGGCATTGAACGTGAAATAGCACGAGGTGGCCAAATTTTTTATCTGCATAACCGAGTGGATACAATTATTCAAAAAGTGGATGAGCTGCAAGAACTTGTACCAGAAGCAAGAATTGCACATGCGCATGGACAAATGACGGAAATTCAACTTGAAAATGTACTATTTGACTTTATTAGTGGAGAATACGACATTCTGGTCACGACAACAATTATAGAAACAGGGGTCGATATTCCAAACGCGAACACATTATTTGTTGAAAATGCAGATTATATGGGACTTTCCCAGTTGTATCAATTAAGAGGACGTGTCGGACGGAGTAATCGAATTGCGTATGCTTATTTTATGTACGAGCCACAAAAGATTTTGACTGAGGTCAGTGAGAAGAGACTTCAAGCAATCAAAGACTTTACTGAGTTGGGATCGGGCTTTAAAATTGCCATGCGGGATTTGTCTATTCGTGGTGCAGGAAATCTTTTAGGGGCTCAACAGCACGGCTTCATTGACTCGGTAGGATTTGATATGTATACACAGATGTTAAATGAAGCGGTTGCTAGAAAACAAGGAGTCGCACCGGAAAAACAAAAAACAGTTGTAGAAATTGATTTGGAAGTAGATGCCTATTTACCAAATACCTATATTCAAGATGAACGCCAAAAAATCGAAATTTATAAGCGAATCCGCCAGTTGGAAAATGAAGAAATGTATGAAGAGATTGAAAGTGATCTTTTGGACCGTTTTGGCGAGTACCCAGATCAGGTTGCACATTTGCTAACGATTGGGTTAATCAAGATGCATAGCGAAGCGGCGATGATTGAAAGTATCCGTCGTAAGCAACAAAAAATCAGCTTTACAATTAGCAAAACTGGACGATATGCTTATAATGTTGAACAAATCTTTGAGGCGCTATCTAGTACCAAGCTTAAAGCAGATTTAGGCATGGATGGGGACAAAATCCTCGTTCATTTGCGCATCGAAAAAAATATGGATGAGGCCATTTGGCTCAACGAAATTGTTCAGTTTGTTTCAGCTTTGCGCAAGCAGAAATATCAAATGAACGCTTCCTCCCACTCAACTGAAAATGGAGAGGCCGATGACACAAACAACCAGTAA
- the pth gene encoding aminoacyl-tRNA hydrolase, which produces MKLIVGLGNPGTKYQATKHNIGFMTVDEICAQQGCAFNKEQNEAVIAEFFIGTEKTLLVKPQTFMNDSGRSIRPLMDYYHIDLEDLLVIYDDMDLEVGAIRLRAKGSAGGHNGIKSLIAHLGTQEFNRLRIGIDRPRVNQTVVTHVLSTFPRSEHELVLGSIKKAADAALFWAQGNTFENTMNQYNRKGG; this is translated from the coding sequence ATGAAATTAATTGTAGGGCTGGGGAATCCAGGGACTAAATACCAAGCGACTAAACATAATATAGGATTTATGACCGTTGATGAGATTTGTGCACAGCAAGGGTGTGCGTTTAATAAAGAACAAAATGAAGCGGTGATTGCTGAGTTTTTTATAGGGACAGAAAAAACTTTGTTAGTGAAACCACAAACTTTTATGAACGACTCTGGCAGATCCATCCGGCCGTTGATGGATTACTACCATATTGACTTGGAAGATCTTCTTGTGATTTATGATGATATGGATTTAGAAGTTGGGGCTATTCGTTTACGTGCCAAAGGAAGTGCTGGAGGGCATAATGGAATTAAAAGTTTAATTGCCCACCTCGGTACACAAGAATTCAATCGTTTGAGGATTGGAATTGATCGTCCTCGCGTAAATCAAACAGTAGTTACACATGTCTTGAGTACTTTTCCAAGGAGCGAACATGAGCTAGTACTTGGCTCTATTAAAAAAGCAGCAGATGCCGCGCTGTTTTGGGCGCAGGGAAATACATTTGAAAATACAATGAATCAGTATAATCGTAAAGGAGGATAA
- a CDS encoding L-lactate dehydrogenase, which produces MVVANKKNHQKVILVGDGAVGSSYAFALVTQNIAQEVGIVDIDKNKTEGDAIDLSHALAFTSPKKIYSADYSDCHDADLVVITAGAAQKPGETRLDLVNKNLKIFKSIVGSIVESGFDGIFLVASNPVDILTYATWKFSGFPKNRVIGSGTSLDSARFRQAIAELTDVDARNVHAYILGEHGDTEFPVWSHANIAGLQIEEWVKNHPEVNEEELVNIFFGVRDAAYTIIEKKGATFYGIAVALARITKAILNDEDAILPLSVYLDGKYGQKDIYIGAPAIVNAQGISDVIEIPLNDAEKEKMNQSASALKKVLDDAFANLD; this is translated from the coding sequence ATGGTAGTTGCCAACAAAAAAAATCATCAAAAAGTAATTCTAGTCGGAGACGGAGCAGTAGGCTCTAGTTACGCATTCGCTTTAGTTACACAAAATATCGCACAAGAAGTTGGAATTGTTGATATTGATAAAAACAAAACAGAAGGTGACGCAATTGACTTGTCTCACGCATTAGCGTTCACTTCACCAAAGAAAATTTATTCTGCTGACTATTCTGATTGTCATGATGCAGATTTAGTTGTAATCACAGCTGGTGCTGCTCAAAAACCAGGTGAAACAAGATTAGATCTTGTGAACAAAAACTTGAAAATCTTCAAATCAATTGTCGGTTCAATCGTAGAAAGTGGCTTTGATGGTATTTTCTTAGTTGCTTCTAACCCAGTAGACATCTTAACTTACGCTACTTGGAAATTCTCAGGATTCCCTAAAAACCGCGTAATCGGTTCTGGTACTTCACTAGATTCAGCACGTTTCCGTCAAGCAATTGCGGAATTAACAGATGTTGATGCTCGTAACGTCCATGCTTATATCTTAGGTGAGCATGGAGATACTGAATTCCCAGTTTGGTCACATGCGAATATCGCTGGCTTACAAATTGAAGAATGGGTTAAAAATCACCCAGAAGTCAATGAAGAAGAACTTGTAAATATTTTCTTCGGTGTTCGTGATGCTGCGTACACAATCATTGAGAAAAAAGGTGCTACTTTCTACGGTATCGCTGTAGCGCTAGCTCGTATTACCAAAGCAATTTTAAATGACGAAGATGCAATTTTGCCATTATCTGTTTACTTAGACGGAAAATATGGTCAAAAAGACATTTATATTGGTGCACCAGCAATCGTCAATGCTCAAGGTATCAGCGACGTCATTGAAATTCCATTGAATGATGCAGAAAAAGAAAAAATGAATCAATCAGCTTCAGCACTTAAAAAAGTTCTTGATGATGCATTCGCTAATCTAGACTAA
- a CDS encoding L,D-transpeptidase family protein, giving the protein MKTKKWMIFLFIFIVAIAGVYFYQANYYRSHFLPNTKANSISLKNKTVTEASTALTDAFNSENFTIKDQTSTWKSVAKKDIGVKNEYKSSLTKQLNRQNPWLWFGAYFGKSNTITIKDTSLNQEALTSFLDKLKPDLEKVNTNRTLTANAKIEKKESGFVITPEVTGNNIDVTKALDAIKSAIQKGADTLDLNNYVVKPTVTSNSSEIKAALSKIQKLATIQATYSISGKSFTIPKETIESWLQYDGKEITLDKNAVKNYVEKLGATYNTSTVATSFKSTKRGEVSVPAGTYSWTIQTDDETQALTKAILAGENFTRSPITQGSASPGSALIGSTYIEVDLSSQHMWYYKEGKLQIETDIVSGKPSTPTPQGVFYVWNKERNATLKGENYATPVDYWMPIDWSGVGIHDSPWQAAYGGTRYTTNGSHGCVNTPPDVMAKLFDAVSVGTPVIVF; this is encoded by the coding sequence ATGAAAACGAAGAAATGGATGATTTTTTTATTCATTTTTATTGTTGCAATCGCCGGTGTTTACTTCTACCAAGCAAACTACTATCGCTCTCACTTCTTACCAAATACTAAGGCAAACTCTATTAGTTTGAAGAATAAGACTGTGACCGAGGCCAGTACAGCACTAACCGATGCTTTTAATAGTGAAAACTTTACGATCAAAGACCAAACTAGCACATGGAAAAGTGTAGCTAAAAAAGATATCGGTGTAAAAAACGAATACAAATCTTCCCTAACCAAACAACTAAACCGTCAAAATCCTTGGTTATGGTTTGGGGCCTACTTTGGAAAAAGTAACACCATTACAATTAAGGATACATCACTGAATCAAGAAGCACTAACAAGTTTCTTAGACAAGTTAAAGCCCGATTTGGAAAAAGTCAATACGAATCGTACGCTCACTGCTAACGCGAAAATCGAAAAAAAAGAAAGTGGCTTCGTTATTACTCCAGAAGTTACCGGAAACAATATCGATGTCACCAAAGCATTAGATGCGATTAAGTCCGCAATACAAAAAGGGGCAGATACACTAGATTTAAACAATTATGTCGTAAAACCAACTGTAACCTCTAACAGTAGCGAGATTAAAGCGGCTTTATCAAAAATTCAAAAGTTAGCTACCATTCAAGCGACTTATTCTATCAGCGGAAAATCTTTTACAATTCCTAAAGAGACCATCGAGAGTTGGTTGCAGTATGACGGAAAAGAAATCACTTTGGACAAAAATGCCGTTAAAAACTATGTCGAAAAATTAGGAGCTACCTATAATACTAGTACAGTTGCGACCTCATTTAAAAGCACTAAACGAGGGGAAGTATCCGTTCCTGCTGGGACATATAGCTGGACTATCCAAACCGACGATGAAACTCAAGCACTAACCAAAGCTATTCTTGCCGGTGAAAACTTCACCCGCTCTCCAATTACTCAAGGTAGTGCATCTCCTGGTAGTGCTTTGATCGGATCGACTTACATCGAAGTCGACCTGTCTAGTCAGCATATGTGGTATTACAAAGAGGGAAAACTACAAATCGAAACAGATATCGTTTCTGGGAAACCAAGCACTCCTACACCACAAGGAGTTTTCTACGTGTGGAACAAAGAACGTAACGCGACTCTAAAAGGAGAAAACTATGCTACTCCTGTAGATTATTGGATGCCAATTGACTGGAGCGGAGTCGGAATCCACGATTCCCCGTGGCAAGCAGCGTATGGTGGCACACGTTACACCACAAATGGTTCACATGGATGCGTAAACACACCGCCCGATGTTATGGCGAAATTATTTGATGCGGTAAGTGTTGGAACTCCAGTAATCGTTTTTTAG
- a CDS encoding helix-turn-helix transcriptional regulator, which yields MFKGNEVRQARKNLNMTQKELCKGICTPVTISKLESKNIAPTVDILIKICTRLGISLNDVFDEFSASGLQALQEKMQQTELLTTIQQHKEAKKVLQTVKEESVRDTPYEEQYHFLKGDILLVADQDYEDAKFEFDKVLNITLQNGNNLYTALTYNCLGVLYFKQKQNEKAAYYFRLSCEFVEEVPELNSHYVSNVIRILDNSSRYFSKIGEYEESNDLIERGLKLTREYRFGSYKDTLSYIYAYNLYELDREKNKEQITDLIGRAKVYAEDNDNHYLLKKIEAFEETNNLKEKA from the coding sequence TTGTTCAAGGGGAATGAAGTTAGACAAGCAAGAAAAAATCTCAACATGACACAAAAGGAATTGTGTAAAGGCATTTGTACACCAGTTACAATTAGCAAACTTGAGTCAAAAAATATAGCGCCTACAGTAGATATACTAATCAAAATCTGTACAAGATTAGGGATTTCATTAAATGATGTATTTGATGAATTTTCAGCTAGTGGGTTGCAAGCTCTTCAAGAAAAAATGCAACAAACAGAGCTACTTACGACCATACAGCAGCACAAAGAAGCAAAAAAGGTATTACAAACTGTTAAGGAAGAAAGTGTCAGGGATACACCTTACGAAGAGCAGTATCACTTTTTGAAGGGGGATATCTTGCTCGTTGCAGATCAAGACTATGAGGATGCCAAGTTCGAATTTGATAAAGTGCTAAATATTACTCTTCAAAATGGCAATAATTTGTATACAGCACTAACGTATAATTGTTTGGGCGTTCTTTATTTCAAACAAAAACAAAATGAAAAAGCCGCTTATTACTTCCGACTTTCTTGTGAATTTGTTGAAGAGGTTCCAGAACTTAACTCTCATTATGTATCAAACGTGATTCGTATCTTGGATAATTCAAGTCGCTACTTTTCTAAGATTGGCGAATATGAAGAAAGCAATGACCTAATCGAACGAGGACTGAAATTGACGAGAGAGTATCGTTTTGGTAGCTATAAAGATACACTTAGCTATATCTATGCGTACAATTTGTATGAGTTAGATAGAGAAAAAAATAAAGAACAGATTACAGACTTGATTGGGCGAGCAAAAGTTTATGCCGAAGATAATGATAATCATTATCTTTTGAAAAAAATTGAGGCTTTTGAGGAAACGAATAATTTAAAAGAAAAAGCTTAA